From one Nonomuraea polychroma genomic stretch:
- a CDS encoding methyltransferase, whose amino-acid sequence MPLYLDPDELHAFRDLNQGPGALLDLIGAMAFRAGGTAQRLGVFDALAAGPDTAHDLARKLDVVERPLAVLLDALVRFGYLERRDGRYALGPAAEGFTTGLALWHDVIGELWTGLEEAVRTGHPPEPYYPWLEQRPGTLRAFHDMLAGMARSMAPAVVHQAPPLGGRLLDVGGGHAIYSIAFCQAVPGLAATVVDLPGALAEGRARVEEAGLGDRITLVPGDLRDAVEGRYDAALLFNVCHGLAPEDAAALVARVTAALEPGGTLLVLEPFADPPPGTRGHAAAFLAGFSLNLAATQGGRLYTFAEVAGWAAAAGLAGIERRPLDAPGTDELLVARRAT is encoded by the coding sequence ATGCCGCTCTATCTCGATCCTGACGAGCTCCACGCCTTCCGCGACCTGAACCAAGGCCCGGGTGCCCTGCTCGACCTCATCGGCGCCATGGCCTTCCGCGCGGGCGGGACCGCGCAGCGGCTCGGCGTCTTCGACGCGCTGGCCGCCGGCCCGGACACCGCGCACGATCTGGCGAGGAAGCTGGACGTCGTCGAGCGGCCGCTGGCCGTGCTGCTCGACGCGCTCGTACGGTTCGGCTACCTGGAGCGCCGCGACGGCCGTTACGCCCTCGGGCCCGCCGCCGAGGGGTTCACGACCGGCCTGGCGCTCTGGCATGACGTGATCGGCGAGTTGTGGACCGGGCTGGAGGAGGCCGTACGCACCGGGCACCCGCCCGAACCGTACTATCCCTGGCTGGAGCAGCGACCCGGCACCTTACGCGCCTTCCACGACATGCTCGCCGGGATGGCGCGGTCGATGGCGCCAGCCGTCGTCCACCAGGCCCCGCCCCTCGGCGGCAGGCTTCTGGACGTCGGAGGCGGGCACGCGATCTACAGCATCGCGTTCTGCCAGGCCGTGCCCGGGCTGGCGGCGACCGTCGTGGACCTGCCAGGCGCACTGGCGGAAGGCCGCGCCCGGGTCGAGGAGGCGGGCCTCGGCGACCGGATCACGCTGGTCCCCGGCGACCTGCGCGACGCCGTCGAGGGCCGCTACGACGCGGCGCTGCTGTTCAACGTCTGCCACGGGCTCGCCCCCGAGGACGCCGCCGCCCTGGTCGCCCGCGTGACCGCAGCACTGGAGCCGGGCGGCACGCTGCTGGTGCTGGAGCCGTTCGCCGACCCGCCCCCGGGCACCCGCGGCCACGCCGCGGCCTTCCTGGCCGGCTTCAGCCTCAACCTCGCCGCCACCCAGGGCGGCCGGCTCTACACCTTCGCCGAGGTCGCCGGCTGGGCAGCGGCCGCCGGACTCGCCGGGATCGAACGGCGCCCGCTCGACGCCCCCGGTACCGACGAGCTGCTCGTGGCCCGGAGAGCGACATGA